TTTCATTACATCCGTATTTGGTTCATGAAGATAGTCAAAAGCTTGCTGAAGGCCTGACAGAGGAAAGCGGGCCCCAATAAAGCCCTCCAGATGCAGCTTTCCCCGTTGCATGAGGTCAAATACTTGTAGGTAGTGCCGTCGGACATATTGCATGACGCTGATAATATCGATTTCTCCTCGTTGCAGGTGTGTCATATTCATCAGAATATCCCGCCCATATGTGCCTACCAAAACAATGCGAGAAGCATTTTGTGCGCAACACACCATGTTTTGCAGCATTTCTGGGATTCCGCAGCAGTCAATCAATACATCTGCTCCTGCAGAACCAAATGCCCCATCGATGGCTTGCGCAAGAGAAACCCGATTGGTGTTGCAGCAGTTTTTTATGCCGCAGTCCTGTGCGTATTGAAGCCGTCCGTCTTTAATGTCTGTAATTAAAACGTTAGCGCCTCTAGCCACAGCTATTTGTGCTGTGCAGTTGCCGATGGTACCTGCGCCCACGATTACAATATTTTTCCCCTGTTCAGCTCCGGCCCGTTCCGCTGCATTAGCTCCTACGGCAAAGGGTTCTACCAGCATACCCATGTCATGGGTTACTCCCTGCGGCAGCTTCACGATGTTAAATTGGTTACATTTATAATATTCCGTGAAAAAACCGTCTTCGTTAATACCCATAAATTTCTTGTGGGTGCAGACGTTGATTCTGCCGTGCCGGCACGGATAGCAGGTACCGCAGATCAACTGAGGCTGTACTGTAACGAGATCGCCGGGGAGAAATTTCTTTTCCGCCTCGTAGCCAACTGCGACAACTTCACCTACACACTCGTGCCCCAGGACTCGGGGATATTGCACGGTTTTATGCCCTCCACGGAATGCCAACATATCAGAGCCGCAGATACCAGTTTGCAAAATCTTAAATAAAACGTCCTGTGGCCCCTGAATTTGAGGCATTCCCCGCTTCTCAACGGTAATCTCATACGGTGCTGTTAGAACAGCTGCTTTCATGTCAAATATGCTCCTTTCAAATTGAATGTCAGATGAAAGGAAGGACCGGCCCGCCGGAAAGACGGGCCGGCCTGTTGCCTTATTCCTGCGCGGAG
This DNA window, taken from Dysosmobacter welbionis, encodes the following:
- a CDS encoding zinc-dependent alcohol dehydrogenase, with product MKAAVLTAPYEITVEKRGMPQIQGPQDVLFKILQTGICGSDMLAFRGGHKTVQYPRVLGHECVGEVVAVGYEAEKKFLPGDLVTVQPQLICGTCYPCRHGRINVCTHKKFMGINEDGFFTEYYKCNQFNIVKLPQGVTHDMGMLVEPFAVGANAAERAGAEQGKNIVIVGAGTIGNCTAQIAVARGANVLITDIKDGRLQYAQDCGIKNCCNTNRVSLAQAIDGAFGSAGADVLIDCCGIPEMLQNMVCCAQNASRIVLVGTYGRDILMNMTHLQRGEIDIISVMQYVRRHYLQVFDLMQRGKLHLEGFIGARFPLSGLQQAFDYLHEPNTDVMKVAIMVQ